The Streptomyces sp. WZ-12 genome segment GAACGCCGGCAACTCGCCCTCCCAGACCCGCAGCCCGCGCAACAGCTCCCGAAAGGCCCGGGCCTCGTCGTCGGCGCCTCGGTGGTCGTCGGGTTCCGGAGCGCCCCCATCGGCGCGGTGATCCATATGTGCGGCCATGCCGGGCAGCCTACGCGCGGCCGTCGCGCCCCGAACCGCGGCCGCCGCCCGTGCAGGCGCCGCCGCCCTACCCCCGTCCCAGCACCACCGTCCCCGACGAGCAGAACCACCCGCCGGTCCCGGACGCGACCGCGAGCCGGGGCAGCGCGCCGCCCGCCTTGTGGACCTGGCGGCCCGGGCCGGCCTCGCCGCGGAGCTGCCGCACCGCCTCGACCAGCAGGAACAGCCCCCGCATCCCGGGATGGCAGGCGGCCAGCCCGCCGCCGTCGGTGTTGACCGGCAACGCGCCGTCCCGCAGCAGCCGCCCCTTCTCGACGAACGCCCCGCCCTCCCCCTTGGCGCAGAAGCCCAGGTCCTCCAGTGTCACCAGGGTCATATAGGTGAAGGCGTCGTAGATCTCCGCGAGGTCGATCTCCGCGGGCCGGACGCCGGCGCGCGCGAAGGCGAGCCGGCCGGATACGGCGGCCGGGGAGACGGTGAAGTCGTCCCACTCCGACATGGTGGTGTGCGAGACGGCGGTGCCCGAACCGAGCACCCAGACCGGGCGTTTGGCGAGGTCGGGCACGTAGTCCTCGGCGACGAGCAGCACCGCGCAGCCGCCGTCGGAGCGGATGCAGCAGTGCAGCTTGGTGAACGGGTCGGCGATCATCGGCCCGGCCAGCACCTCGTCCACGGTGATCGGCTCGCGGTACATGGCGTCCGGGTTGGTGGCCGCGTTCGCCCGCGCCTGGACGGCCACCTGGGCCAGTTGCTCCAGGGTGGTCCCGTACTGGTGCTGGTGGCGGCGGGCGGCCATGGCGTACTTGGCGATCAGGGTGTGCCCGTAGGGGACCTCGAACTGGAGCGGGCCGCGGGCGCCGAAGGAGAGGTTGGCGGTGCGCCGCCGGGCCTTGATGTCGGCGCGGGCGGTGGAGCCGTAGACCAGGAGAACGGCGTTGGCGTGCCCGGCCGCGATCGCGTCGGCGGCGTGCGCGGCCATCACCTCCCAGGTGGCGCCGCCCACCGAGGTGGAGTCCACCCAGGTGGGGCGCAGCCCCAGATATTCCGCGACCTCGACGGGGGCGAGGGTGCCGAGCCCGGCCGAGGCGAAGCCGTCGATCACCGACCGGTCGAGCCCGGAGTCGGCGAGCGCCCGCCGGGCGGCCTGCGCATGCAGGGCATACGGGGTGGCCTCGTCCACCCGCCCGCAGTCCGCCAACGCGACTCCGGCGACGGCGACTTTGCGGTTCCGTGCGGGGGCCTCTGGCGTCAGCGACATGAATCTGACGGTACATCAGATACGGTTGGGCGGGCAGGGGTGAGCGGACGGCCCGAGGGTCGGACGGTCGGCACCAGGCGGCGAGGGGGGCTCGCCGTCCACCCCTCTCTAGGAAACTCCGTTCCCCAGCCCTAATATGACGCTCCGTCAGATCATGCAGGCTGTGAAGCCAGCGACGCCGGTGAATCCAGTGCGACCAGTTCAATGAGTTCAACGAGTTCGGCCAGTGAAGCCGGCGTGACCGGAGCCCGTCCGGCCGGACGGGCGTCGCCGCACGGTCGGGAGGAGCCCGCCGATGGATGCCGCGTTCACCGAGGAACAGGACGAGATCCGCCGCACCCTGCGCGCACTGCTGCGCAAGCGCTGCGGCCCGGACGAGGTCAAGGCGGCCGTCCGCACCCCGGCGGGCTACGACGAGGAGCTGTGGCACCGGCTCGCCCGACAGCTCGGACTGCCCGGCCTCGCCCTGCCCGCCGCGTACGGCGGCGCCGGCTGCGGACCCACCGAACTCGCCCTGGCCTGCGAGGAGACCGGCCGCGCCGTGCTCCCCGCGCCGCTGGTCGGCACCGCCGTACTGGCCGCGCCACTGATCCTGGCGCTGGGCGGGGAGCGCCGTCGCGCCGAGCTGCTACCGGCCCTGGCCGCCGGGGAGTTGACCGCCGCCCTCGTCGTACCGGGCGGGCAGTTGGCCACCGCGCTGGCGCTGACCGGGCCCAACGACGGCGACTGGGCCGGTGGCGGCCGGGCCGGCGGCATCCAGGCGCGACGGGCGGGCTCCGGATGGCGGCTCTACGGGGAGGCCGCGCAGGTCCTCGACGGGCACACCGCGGACGTGCTGGTGGTCGCCGCGCACACCGGCGGCTTCGCCCGCAGCCGGACCCTGCTCTTCGCCGTACGGGCGAAGGGGCCGGACGGCGCGGAGGCGCCGGGGCTGCTGCGGACCCGGCAGACCGCCATGGACGAGACCCGGCCGCAGGCCCGCGTCGAACTCCGGGACGTCGCGGCCGAGTTGTTGGGCGAGGAGTCGTTCGGGGAGGACGGCGCCGCGGGCGCGGTGGTCGCGGCGCTGGCCGCCACGGGGGCGACGGCGGCCGCGTGCCTGGCGGCCGAGGCGGTCGGCGCGGCCGATGCGGCGCTGTCCCGCACGGTCGACTACGTCAAGGAGCGGACCCAGTTCGGCCGGCCGATCGGCGCGTTCCAGGCCGTGCAGCACCGGCTCGCCGACCTCTACGTCGAGGTGCAGGCGGCCCGTTCGGCGGCGTACTACGCGGCCTGGGCGGCGGGCGGCGGGCGGCCCGAGCCCGGGGCGGGGGCGCTGGCGCTGGCCCAGGGGCTGTCGGCGCTGCGCGCGGTGGCCGCCGAGGCCGTGCAACTGCACGGCGGCATCGGCTTCACCTGGGAGCACGCCGCGCACCTCTACTTCAAACGGGCCGCCTGCGACGAGCTGTTGTGGGGTCCGGTGCACCGGCTGCGGGCCCGGGCGGCGGAGCAGGCGGGCCTGTTCGGAGCCGGGGAAAACGGGACGGGCGCGGACGCCCCCGCCGTTCCGGGCGCGCGAGCGGCGGTCGGTGCCTGATGGGCCGCGGCGTGCACCTGGTGCAGAAGCTCTCCACGACCCGGGCGTTCGCGCGGCTGGCACCGCACCTCATCCCGGCGCTGGACCGCGCCGTCCACCGGATGTCGGGCGGGAAGGCGCTGCTCAGCACCCGGATGCTGCCCGGCGTCGTGCTCACCACCACCGGCGCCCGGAGCGGGCTGCCGCGGCGTACCCCACTGTCCTGCGTGCCGCAGGACGACGGCGGTTGGCTGGTGGTCGGCAGCAACTTCGGCCGGCCGGGGCACCCGTCCTGGACCGCTAACCTGCTCAAGAACCCGGAGGCGGAGGTGAGTTGGCGCGGCCGGGACATTCCGGTGCGGGCCCGGCTGCTGGCCGGGGCGGAGCGGGAGCGGGCCTGGCGGGCGGCGCTGGCGTTCTGGCCGCCGTACGCGGCCTATCAGGCGCGGGTGGAACGGGAGATCCGACTGTTCCGGTTGGACCGGCGCTGACCTGAACAGGCACCGGGGAGGCACCGAAACGCCCGCTCAACGGGCGCCGTACCGCCCCTGAAGAGGGGCTCGGCGCCCACCGCGCGGGCGTTCACGGCTATGGCAGGACGGACACGGGACGGAGGGCGAACTGCCCCGGAAATCCCGGGACATGGGGGAAGGTGAGACCTCCCCGGCGGCAGCGGCGCGGCGTCGTTGCGCGCGCCCGGCGCGATGGTGCCGGCGGTGCGGCGAGCCCGGTGGCGGACGGTCCCGGCGCGGACCCCTGGGGTCCGGATACCCGGGGAGGCCGGCTACTTGGTGGGCTTCTTGCCGGTGATGCCGAAGTGCACCAGCAGCGCCAGGTTGGGCTTCAGCTCGGCCTGCTTGACGCCCCAGCTCTGGAAGCCCTTCTGGTGGCCGGCGACCGCCGCGAGCATGGCGACGAGGGAACCGGCGATCGCCGCGGCGCTCACGTCCTTGTCGACCTTGTTCTTGCTCTGGAGCTCCTGGATCGACTCCGTAAGGGAGTTGGTGACCGCGTTGAGGATCTTCATGCGGATCTTGTAGAACCGCTTGTCGCCCTCGGCGGCGCCCAGGTCGACGACGCGCAGGATCGCGTCGTGCTTG includes the following:
- a CDS encoding nitroreductase family deazaflavin-dependent oxidoreductase, yielding MGRGVHLVQKLSTTRAFARLAPHLIPALDRAVHRMSGGKALLSTRMLPGVVLTTTGARSGLPRRTPLSCVPQDDGGWLVVGSNFGRPGHPSWTANLLKNPEAEVSWRGRDIPVRARLLAGAERERAWRAALAFWPPYAAYQARVEREIRLFRLDRR
- a CDS encoding thiolase C-terminal domain-containing protein, which gives rise to MSLTPEAPARNRKVAVAGVALADCGRVDEATPYALHAQAARRALADSGLDRSVIDGFASAGLGTLAPVEVAEYLGLRPTWVDSTSVGGATWEVMAAHAADAIAAGHANAVLLVYGSTARADIKARRRTANLSFGARGPLQFEVPYGHTLIAKYAMAARRHQHQYGTTLEQLAQVAVQARANAATNPDAMYREPITVDEVLAGPMIADPFTKLHCCIRSDGGCAVLLVAEDYVPDLAKRPVWVLGSGTAVSHTTMSEWDDFTVSPAAVSGRLAFARAGVRPAEIDLAEIYDAFTYMTLVTLEDLGFCAKGEGGAFVEKGRLLRDGALPVNTDGGGLAACHPGMRGLFLLVEAVRQLRGEAGPGRQVHKAGGALPRLAVASGTGGWFCSSGTVVLGRG
- a CDS encoding acyl-CoA dehydrogenase family protein — encoded protein: MDAAFTEEQDEIRRTLRALLRKRCGPDEVKAAVRTPAGYDEELWHRLARQLGLPGLALPAAYGGAGCGPTELALACEETGRAVLPAPLVGTAVLAAPLILALGGERRRAELLPALAAGELTAALVVPGGQLATALALTGPNDGDWAGGGRAGGIQARRAGSGWRLYGEAAQVLDGHTADVLVVAAHTGGFARSRTLLFAVRAKGPDGAEAPGLLRTRQTAMDETRPQARVELRDVAAELLGEESFGEDGAAGAVVAALAATGATAAACLAAEAVGAADAALSRTVDYVKERTQFGRPIGAFQAVQHRLADLYVEVQAARSAAYYAAWAAGGGRPEPGAGALALAQGLSALRAVAAEAVQLHGGIGFTWEHAAHLYFKRAACDELLWGPVHRLRARAAEQAGLFGAGENGTGADAPAVPGARAAVGA